The genomic segment CGGTGCGTTCGGCATGGACGCCCTGACGCAGGGCACGACGAGCGGTGACTGGCTGACGATCAACGTCTTCTCACCCGATCCCGGCGCGGGCGCGGGGCTGCCCGTCATGGTGTGGATCCAGGGCGGTGCCTACGCCATCGGTATGTCCGGCCTGCCGGAGTACGACGGTGGCCGCCTCGCGCGGGACGGTGGCGTCGTGGTGGTGACGTTCAACTACCGCGTGGGCATCGAGGGCTTCGCGCAGCTCGAGGGCGCGCCCGCCAATCGCGGGCTGCTCGACCAGGTCGCCGCCCTGGAATGGGTGCGCGACAACATCCGGGCCTTCGGCGGCGACCCCGGCCGGGTCACGGTCTTCGGCCAGTCGGCGGGCGGCGGTTCGGTCGCCGCTCTGCTGGCGATGCCGCGTGCGGCCGGGCTCTTCCGCCGGGCCGTCGCGCAGAGCGTGCCCGGCACCTTCTTCTCCCCGGCGCTCGCCGCCGACATCGCCACCGCCTTCGCCGCCGAACTGAAGCTGCGGCCCACGGTGGCCGACCTGTCCACTGTGGACCCGTTTCGGCTGCCCGCCGCCGGGGACGCGGTCACCGCCAAGATCGGCCAGTGGTCGGCGCGCTGGGGACAGGCCGCGCACCGAACGATCCCGTTCTCACCCGTCGTCGACGGTGAGGTCCTGCCCGTCACGCCGTGGCAGGCCTTGGCCGACGGTGCCGCCAGGGACATCGACCTGCTCGTCGGCCACACCCGCGACGAGCAGCGCCTGTTCACCGCGCTGGACGGCCTGCTCGGACAGGTGACAGCCGAGCAGGCGGCAACCGCCCTCGAAGCCCTCGCCCCGGACGGCGCCCGCCGCTACCGCGACGGCTTCCCGGCCGCGGGCCCGGACGAACTGTACGAACTGGTCAACTCGGACTGGCTGTTCCGCATGCCCACGCTCCATCTGGCCCACGCGCGGATCGCGGCTGGCGGGCGCGCCCACGTCTACGAGCTGACCTGGCCAGCCCCGGGCATGGGCGGCGTCCTCGGCGCCTGCCACGGCCTCGACGTGCCGCTGGTGTTCGGCAACCTGAGCAGCGGCCAGCCCGCTCTGCTGATCGGCGACGACGCCCTCACCGAAGCAGAAGCGCTGTCCACCCACCTGCGCGCCGCCTGGACCACCTTCGCCACCCACGGCAACCCCGGCTGGCCCGCCTACGACGCGCACCAACGCCTGACACACCTCTTCGACACCCGATCGACCGTCACCGCCTACCCGGAAGACACCTCACGCCTCATCTGGCAGGACCAGGACTTCACTATCCTGCCGCTGAACGACCGATAGCGCCCCGGAGTTGCTCGTGAGTGACGTGAGTCCTTTCCAGTTCCTGCAGGATTGGTATGCCGACCAGTGCAATGGCGACTGGGAGCACGAGTTCGGCATCAGGATGGGCACGCTGGACAACCCGGGATGGTGGTTCGAAGTCGACCTTGTGGATACCGACCTCGAGCAGCGTGTTCTGGCGAAGACCAGTGCAGAACCGGGGCCGGGGCGGTGGGTCTGGGCCGAGTCGGATGGGCAGAAGTTCAGCTCTTCCTGCGATCTGTCGTCCTTGGATGGTGCTCTCAGACTCTTTCGGGAGTTCGTCGAGTCCGGTCAGGCGGATGAGCGTCGGAAGGTTTTCCGGTAGGCGCCCGGGTTGACTCCCACGGTCTGGGTGAACTGGGTGCGGAAGTTGCTCGGCGACGGGAAACCGACCTGCGCCGCGATGCGGTCGACGGTGTGGTCGGTGATTTCGAGGAGTTCCTGCGCGTGCCGCACGCGGACGCCGGTGAGCCACTGGATCGGGCTCTGCCCGGTTTCCGCGTGGAAGTGCCGGGCGAGGGTGCGGCTGCTCATACCCGCCGCGGCCGCGATGTCCGCGAGGGTCAGCGGGCGGTGGGCGTTCTCCTCG from the Amycolatopsis magusensis genome contains:
- a CDS encoding carboxylesterase/lipase family protein codes for the protein MPQPEVRAAGGTVRGSREAGVAVFRGIPFAEPPVGALRFAAPRPVRGWDGVREAVTYGPPPPQAGAFGMDALTQGTTSGDWLTINVFSPDPGAGAGLPVMVWIQGGAYAIGMSGLPEYDGGRLARDGGVVVVTFNYRVGIEGFAQLEGAPANRGLLDQVAALEWVRDNIRAFGGDPGRVTVFGQSAGGGSVAALLAMPRAAGLFRRAVAQSVPGTFFSPALAADIATAFAAELKLRPTVADLSTVDPFRLPAAGDAVTAKIGQWSARWGQAAHRTIPFSPVVDGEVLPVTPWQALADGAARDIDLLVGHTRDEQRLFTALDGLLGQVTAEQAATALEALAPDGARRYRDGFPAAGPDELYELVNSDWLFRMPTLHLAHARIAAGGRAHVYELTWPAPGMGGVLGACHGLDVPLVFGNLSSGQPALLIGDDALTEAEALSTHLRAAWTTFATHGNPGWPAYDAHQRLTHLFDTRSTVTAYPEDTSRLIWQDQDFTILPLNDR
- a CDS encoding Imm53 family immunity protein; this translates as MSDVSPFQFLQDWYADQCNGDWEHEFGIRMGTLDNPGWWFEVDLVDTDLEQRVLAKTSAEPGPGRWVWAESDGQKFSSSCDLSSLDGALRLFREFVESGQADERRKVFR